One segment of Cloacibacillus sp. DNA contains the following:
- a CDS encoding molybdopterin cofactor-binding domain-containing protein encodes MMERNFTVVGHPVVRLEAKEKLTGRAVYTDDMTLPGMVYAAVVRSPYARTVVSRIDLSSAESVPGYVGALLPDDVPGTLYNCSGNPPSALLLKDEKILTKEPKCAGDRILCIAAETPEACREACDRVVVEYLPQSPFFTIDEALKKDAEPLQPHLSKDNVIWEREVKEGDTGEGFKQSDIVIEGSFFIPPMQHTAIEPTVCICDFSDGRELTIWSNSQTVFQERRIISELVGIPESRIRIVKPAVGGGFGARQQLHSQPVAALLSRKLKRPVKIVNNREEELTSTVVRHGAAAGVRLGAMNDGSMTVFYADYKLNTGPYTTHGLTVLCAGARKFQYAVPHYFFDGRCVLTNHATAGAFRGYGNMQLAFAREVMIDRLALRLGIDPVELRLKNHVAVGGHFPGSEQSVTSCEIKECVRLCLEKREEIDAAEGVTDDGEITQAWGVAFACHGSGPSSKEGLSSAVVNVNSDGSVELLVGSADIGQGSETMLSQIAAETLGIPLAEVSITAADTKITPYDTETFGSSQTFICGTAVRRACLDVYESLKKLLSELSGEMVSLCDRSFFIGKEKLDFRAAVKLAMFHQRGGVIIGRGCYKADACPNPFSVCMVKAEYHRSINAVRLLHLIEAVDVGTPINPLTVEGQIEGGAAQGVGYTLTEQIEINNIAKKPLSTDLLHYKIPLASDLPRIHALIADGYEPVGPCGAKSVGELSTVPIAPAIVNAVSRASGREINRLPLCEEFLVLPNVTE; translated from the coding sequence ATGATGGAGAGGAACTTTACCGTTGTCGGGCATCCGGTGGTGCGGCTCGAAGCGAAAGAAAAACTGACGGGGCGGGCAGTTTATACCGACGACATGACGCTGCCGGGCATGGTATATGCCGCTGTAGTCAGAAGCCCCTACGCGCGCACCGTCGTTAGCAGGATAGATCTGAGCTCCGCGGAGTCCGTACCGGGCTACGTGGGGGCGCTGCTGCCCGACGATGTGCCGGGCACATTATATAACTGCTCGGGCAACCCGCCCTCCGCGCTGCTCCTGAAGGATGAAAAGATCCTTACGAAGGAGCCGAAATGCGCGGGCGACAGGATACTCTGTATAGCGGCTGAGACACCCGAGGCCTGCCGCGAAGCCTGTGACAGGGTCGTGGTTGAATACCTGCCGCAGAGCCCGTTTTTTACGATAGACGAAGCTCTGAAAAAAGATGCCGAACCGCTTCAGCCGCACCTCTCGAAGGACAACGTCATCTGGGAGAGGGAGGTCAAAGAGGGCGACACCGGCGAAGGCTTTAAACAGTCGGATATCGTTATTGAGGGCAGTTTTTTTATTCCTCCGATGCAGCATACGGCGATCGAACCCACCGTATGTATCTGCGACTTCAGCGATGGGCGCGAGCTTACGATATGGAGTAATTCGCAGACCGTATTTCAGGAGCGGCGGATAATCAGCGAGCTTGTGGGCATCCCGGAAAGCCGGATACGCATAGTTAAACCGGCTGTCGGCGGCGGCTTCGGCGCGCGCCAGCAGCTCCATTCCCAGCCGGTGGCCGCGCTTCTGTCGCGGAAGCTCAAGCGTCCGGTCAAGATCGTCAACAACCGTGAAGAGGAGCTGACCTCCACCGTCGTGAGACACGGAGCCGCCGCCGGCGTGCGCCTTGGCGCTATGAACGACGGCAGCATGACGGTCTTCTACGCCGACTATAAACTGAATACCGGCCCCTACACGACGCACGGCCTGACCGTCCTCTGCGCCGGCGCGAGAAAATTTCAGTACGCCGTCCCGCACTACTTTTTTGACGGCAGATGCGTGCTCACCAACCATGCGACGGCGGGGGCGTTCAGGGGATACGGCAACATGCAGCTCGCCTTTGCGCGCGAGGTGATGATAGACCGGCTCGCGCTTAGGCTGGGTATCGACCCGGTGGAGCTGCGTCTCAAAAACCATGTGGCGGTCGGCGGCCATTTCCCCGGTTCGGAGCAGTCTGTCACAAGCTGTGAAATAAAAGAATGCGTGCGGCTCTGCCTTGAAAAACGCGAGGAGATAGACGCGGCCGAGGGCGTTACCGACGACGGCGAGATCACTCAGGCCTGGGGCGTGGCCTTTGCCTGCCACGGCTCCGGCCCTTCCTCTAAAGAGGGGCTGAGCTCCGCGGTCGTGAACGTCAACAGCGACGGCAGCGTCGAACTGCTTGTCGGCTCCGCGGATATCGGACAGGGCAGCGAGACGATGCTTTCGCAGATCGCCGCCGAGACGCTCGGCATTCCGCTTGCGGAGGTCTCGATAACGGCGGCTGATACAAAGATAACGCCCTACGATACGGAGACCTTCGGCAGCAGCCAGACCTTCATCTGCGGCACCGCGGTCCGCCGCGCCTGCCTCGACGTCTATGAATCGCTGAAAAAGCTGCTCTCGGAGCTCTCCGGCGAGATGGTGTCGCTCTGTGACCGGAGCTTTTTCATCGGAAAAGAAAAACTGGATTTCCGGGCGGCGGTGAAGCTGGCTATGTTCCACCAGCGGGGCGGCGTCATAATCGGCAGGGGATGCTACAAGGCCGACGCCTGTCCCAACCCGTTCTCCGTCTGCATGGTGAAGGCGGAGTACCACCGGAGCATAAACGCGGTGCGCCTGCTGCATCTCATCGAGGCGGTGGATGTGGGGACGCCGATCAACCCCCTGACGGTGGAGGGGCAGATCGAGGGCGGCGCGGCGCAGGGAGTCGGCTACACGCTGACGGAGCAGATTGAGATAAACAACATCGCGAAAAAGCCGCTCTCAACAGATCTGCTGCACTATAAGATACCGCTGGCCTCCGACCTGCCGCGTATCCACG